Part of the Dehalococcoidales bacterium genome is shown below.
GTTCGCAGACGATATCAGCGTAACCGTTAAGCAGGCTGTAGATGGCGTGGATGCCCAGGTTGGACATACCGAGGTAGTAGGAGTTGGGGTAAATGAGGGCGATGGGAATTCGGCCTCCCCAGTCTTTAAAGATGGTGCCGGTCTCACGGGAGAGGTATGGTCTGGTGTCCTTCGGCTTTGCCATACCTCACATTATATACTAACCCTATCCCCTTTATCCCCTTTCCCTTAATAAGGGGAAGGGGAAAGAAAATTATGAAAGGGGCTTCGCCCCTTTTAATCCCGTTTTAATTTGCATACTTCCCATGTTATGAACTACTAAGGAAAAGCTATTTGCCCATTCGTGGGCAAATAGAAAGAAGCATCTGGAATTGGGCATCTCCAGGCTTTTACAACATCGCCATTGGGATTTATCACGTCAATAGGAATATTTATCTGATGAAGATTAAAATTGACTCGTTTGGTTTTTTGGTCGGACATATCTATGATATGACTTGCCACCTGAGGCAATAGAAATTGACGTAATTCAATTGGGCCTGTCTGTTTTCTCAACAAGTTTGGCTTTTGAGTCATCCAGCTTCCAGTGGCGAACTCAGGCTCATCTTTTATTGGCTGCCCTTCATAAATCATGTGACCCGTTGGTTCTTTACTGAATTGCAGCTTATACACTGAACTGCTGAGAACCGAAAACTCAAAATCCAAATAGGGACCGGCCGTGTTTCTAATTTGTCCAATCTGTACACGTCTAAATTCCACGCGAAGACAAGCGTCGGGTTTACTAATATCCTCATTCATCATATTACGTAGCAAATTGCCTAATCTGATGGTCTCGTTATCATAGTCTGAAATAATTGCGTTCCTTCTACTTCTGATTTGCCATATCACAATGATAAAGAGAATCAATCCTAATAAAGGAAACATCCAATAAAAAAGCCCAAGGTCTAGGGATGGCATATTCACCCCTCTGAGCTTTTCCAGAAGTGACCACCAAGCATCAATGGCGCCAGGAATTGTGACAAAGACAAGCGCAATAATAGTAAAGAGAAGCGGGTGTTTTCGAACAAATTCCATAGCCATATTCATCCACTCATCCCTTATAAATCCGCACTCTTCGCCGGGGTTCCTGGCCGGAGCTTCTGGAGGCTAATTCATTCCTCTCGGCGATGAGGTGCTGGAGACGGCGGATATAGGCGCTCTGGGGACTTAGCTCCACCTCCGCCTCCCCGTTCATTACCAGGTTGACCGCGTCCTGAGCTTCACTGAGGGCTGTCTGCAGGGAGCTTGGTCTGTTACCGGCATCATCCGGGGTGCTCTCCCTTCGGTAGAAGGTATTGATAAACTGCCTGATTTGAGTCGGGGTGTTGCTTCTGAGGACATAGATGGGCAAGTTGGCCGCTTCCGCCTCCTTGACCTTCTGCGGCTTACGGCGGTAATGCTGCTTGGACGTGACAAAGAGACTGGCATCATTAATATTCTCCACAATATCCACGCCCATCTGTCCGTCTTTTACCATCTGCTCGAAACGTCCCTTGTTGACGCCGAAGAGGTAGAGGTTGTGCCGTTTACCTTCCTCGGGTAATGGCTTGCGCCGGGTGGGCTTTCTGGCGGCAGTCACCGGGGGCGCTACTTTTTCGATTTTAACCTCTCCGCTCTCGTCCAGCCAGCGGACTTCAGTAGCCGGTGGCTGACCGCGCAGGGTGGCATCAACCGCCTGGGTAACATCAGGGTGGATGGCTACTTTATCCCGGTCCTGGATTTCAATAACGATATTAAAGGTAGGCGGAGAGGTGCGCTCCAGTATTGATTTTTGCGTGCCCCGCCGTTTCGCTTCCTCATCACCCAGGGTGACGCTCTGGATGCCGCCAATCAGATCGCAGAGGGTGGGGTTCATAATCAGGTTTTCCAGGGTGTTGCCGTGAGCGGTGCCGACAAGCTGCACGCCGCGCTCGGCGATGGTACGGGCGGCCTGGGCTTCAAGCTCGGTGCCAATCTCATCGATAACAATTACTTCCGGCATATGGTTTTCGACGGCTTCAATCATTACGGCGTGCTGTCTGCTGGGGGTGCTTACCTGCATCCGCCGAGCATGGCCGATTGCCGGGTGAGGGATATCCCCGTCGCCGGCGATCTCATTTGAGGTGTCAACAATGACCACCCGTTTCTTGAGGTCATCCGCCAGCACCCGGGCGA
Proteins encoded:
- a CDS encoding R3H domain-containing nucleic acid-binding protein translates to MQKVITDDLDALLDIFPPYIQQSLSRQEDSRELIEVILDLGRPPEARFLHREIVLSPEEVTEQDIEYVTSHVGIFSDDNRAGIERTLHRISAIRNRQGRIVGLTCRVGRAVYGTIKIIEDIIESGKSVLLLGRPGIGKTTMLREVARVLADDLKKRVVIVDTSNEIAGDGDIPHPAIGHARRMQVSTPSRQHAVMIEAVENHMPEVIVIDEIGTELEAQAARTIAERGVQLVGTAHGNTLENLIMNPTLCDLIGGIQSVTLGDEEAKRRGTQKSILERTSPPTFNIVIEIQDRDKVAIHPDVTQAVDATLRGQPPATEVRWLDESGEVKIEKVAPPVTAARKPTRRKPLPEEGKRHNLYLFGVNKGRFEQMVKDGQMGVDIVENINDASLFVTSKQHYRRKPQKVKEAEAANLPIYVLRSNTPTQIRQFINTFYRRESTPDDAGNRPSSLQTALSEAQDAVNLVMNGEAEVELSPQSAYIRRLQHLIAERNELASRSSGQEPRRRVRIYKG